A single Flavobacteriales bacterium DNA region contains:
- a CDS encoding amino acid ABC transporter substrate-binding protein, which translates to MSGNKFLAFIAALLLISCNAFKTISRSNEKEDVVVSENEIPAKQEKTSTETKTPETKKTIESEAKKTVTIDFFGEKYQVEPHKTEFNAALILPFFYHTDDAANRQISTIMVQYYQGFKMALSALERDGLKLKLHVFDNENNADKLKTILANPNMKNMDLIIGPIGEEMITSVADFGLKNSIPVFSPFTTIETQKIANQILYCTTPNNDNKAQRSAEYVKKKFANSPVVILTDGKAMNIEYETILKAKLRSAGISNITSTTYGKTSWGNMLLKDKKTVVFVLSYTPSVVNTTLGSIYQTRRDVAVFGFNAWSDFMDNDYNFWDKTHVHLVASDFVNDSSNAVINFRQNFRLQYREDPGVYSYLGYDQMKFAGEFLMAFGSQFPTFIDGKEFRYLSSNFKYRFENGCNQNENVFILKFEDYQLKAAE; encoded by the coding sequence TTGAGTGGGAATAAATTTTTGGCATTTATTGCCGCTTTATTGCTGATTTCGTGCAATGCCTTTAAAACCATTTCTCGGTCTAATGAGAAAGAAGATGTGGTAGTTTCTGAAAATGAAATTCCCGCAAAACAGGAAAAAACATCAACAGAAACCAAAACTCCAGAAACCAAAAAGACCATTGAATCAGAAGCGAAAAAAACAGTAACGATTGATTTTTTTGGAGAAAAATATCAGGTTGAACCGCACAAAACCGAGTTTAACGCTGCATTAATTTTACCTTTTTTTTATCATACAGACGATGCCGCCAACAGGCAGATTTCAACCATTATGGTGCAATATTATCAAGGGTTTAAAATGGCACTCTCGGCATTAGAGCGTGATGGATTGAAATTAAAACTTCACGTTTTTGACAACGAAAACAATGCCGACAAACTGAAAACTATTTTGGCCAATCCCAACATGAAAAACATGGATTTAATTATTGGCCCTATAGGCGAAGAAATGATTACCTCGGTTGCCGATTTCGGTTTAAAAAACAGTATTCCTGTTTTTTCGCCGTTTACCACCATCGAAACACAAAAGATTGCCAACCAAATACTTTATTGCACTACGCCCAATAACGATAATAAAGCTCAGCGATCTGCCGAATATGTAAAGAAAAAGTTTGCAAATAGCCCGGTTGTTATTTTAACAGATGGGAAGGCCATGAACATAGAGTATGAAACAATATTAAAAGCAAAACTTCGCTCTGCCGGCATTAGCAATATTACTTCTACAACATACGGAAAAACATCGTGGGGCAATATGCTTTTGAAAGACAAAAAAACGGTGGTTTTCGTTCTGTCATATACCCCTTCGGTGGTTAATACCACCTTAGGTAGCATTTATCAAACCCGAAGAGATGTAGCTGTTTTTGGTTTTAATGCCTGGTCAGATTTTATGGATAATGATTACAATTTTTGGGATAAAACACATGTGCATTTGGTAGCATCCGATTTTGTAAACGATTCGAGCAATGCTGTTATCAATTTTCGACAAAACTTTAGATTGCAGTACAGGGAAGACCCAGGTGTTTACTCCTATTTGGGATATGATCAAATGAAATTTGCAGGGGAATTTTTAATGGCTTTTGGCAGTCAGTTCCCAACGTTTATTGACGGTAAAGAATTTCGCTATTTGAGTTCTAATTTTAAATATCGGTTTGAAAATGGCTGTAATCAGAATGAAAATGTTTTTATCCTGAAATTTGAAGATTATCAGCTGAAAGCCGCTGAATGA
- the guaA gene encoding glutamine-hydrolyzing GMP synthase gives MEEKLIILDFGSQYTQLIARRVRELNVYCEIHPFNADVKLDESVKGIILSGSPCSVRDENAPQPALDVVNLAVPLLGVCYGAQWLATKFGGNVEASKHREYGRSNLVSVQKNALFQNISPGSQVWMSHGDTITKKPENTQIIAGTETVEIAAFQIENKDIYAIQFHPEVTHSTDGKTLLSNFVHGICGCASEWTPAHYVQTAVTEIKEKVGSDKVILGLSGGVDSSVAALLIHKAIGTQLHCIFVNNGLLRKNEFENVLKTYEQLGLNVRGVDASNLFLNELSGVTDPETKRKIIGRLFIEVFDSEASKVENAKWLAQGTIYPDVIESVSVNGPSATIKSHHNVGGLPEKMNLKLLEPLNTLFKDEVRKIGAELNLPHEILNRHPFPGPGLAIRILGDITADNVRVLQEADAIFIDSLKAHNLYDSVWQAGAIFLPIRSVGVMGDERTYENVICLRAVTSLDGMTADWVDLPHRFLADVSNRIINNIKGINRVVYDISSKPPATIEWE, from the coding sequence ATGGAAGAAAAACTGATAATTCTTGATTTTGGGTCGCAATACACACAGTTAATTGCTCGTAGGGTTCGCGAATTGAATGTTTATTGCGAAATCCATCCGTTTAATGCAGATGTAAAACTGGATGAATCCGTTAAGGGTATTATACTTTCTGGAAGTCCATGCTCGGTAAGAGATGAAAATGCTCCACAGCCTGCGTTGGATGTAGTCAATCTGGCGGTTCCGTTGCTCGGTGTTTGTTATGGTGCACAATGGTTGGCCACCAAGTTTGGTGGAAATGTGGAGGCCTCAAAACACAGAGAATACGGAAGGTCAAATTTGGTTTCGGTGCAAAAAAATGCTCTGTTTCAAAACATCAGTCCGGGTTCGCAAGTGTGGATGTCGCATGGCGATACCATAACCAAAAAACCCGAAAACACTCAAATTATTGCTGGTACCGAAACAGTTGAGATAGCCGCTTTTCAAATAGAGAATAAAGATATTTATGCCATTCAGTTTCATCCAGAAGTAACACATTCTACGGATGGAAAAACACTATTATCCAATTTTGTACATGGTATTTGTGGGTGTGCTTCTGAATGGACTCCAGCACACTATGTGCAAACGGCAGTTACCGAAATAAAAGAAAAGGTTGGCTCAGACAAAGTCATTTTGGGTCTTAGCGGTGGTGTAGATTCGTCGGTGGCGGCTCTTTTAATTCACAAAGCCATCGGCACACAACTTCATTGCATATTCGTAAACAATGGTTTACTAAGAAAAAATGAATTTGAAAACGTTCTTAAAACCTACGAACAATTAGGTTTAAACGTGCGTGGGGTGGATGCATCCAATCTTTTTTTGAATGAGCTGAGCGGCGTTACTGACCCCGAGACAAAACGAAAAATAATTGGCCGATTGTTTATTGAAGTGTTTGACAGTGAGGCTTCTAAGGTGGAAAATGCAAAATGGTTGGCACAAGGAACCATCTATCCGGATGTGATAGAATCGGTATCGGTAAATGGGCCATCGGCTACCATAAAAAGCCACCATAATGTCGGTGGTTTGCCCGAAAAAATGAACCTAAAGTTATTAGAACCTCTCAATACACTTTTTAAAGATGAAGTCAGAAAAATAGGGGCTGAGCTAAATCTACCACATGAAATTTTGAATAGACATCCTTTTCCGGGTCCTGGTTTAGCCATACGAATTTTGGGCGACATCACTGCCGACAATGTGCGGGTATTGCAGGAAGCAGATGCCATTTTCATTGATTCTTTAAAGGCACATAATTTGTATGACAGTGTTTGGCAGGCCGGAGCAATATTTTTGCCGATACGTTCGGTAGGTGTTATGGGTGATGAAAGAACCTATGAAAATGTAATTTGTTTGAGAGCAGTTACCTCGCTTGATGGCATGACTGCCGACTGGGTTGATTTACCACACCGCTTTTTGGCGGATGTAAGCAACCGAATAATTAACAACATTAAAGGCATAAACAGAGTAGTGTATGATATTAGTTCAAAACCTCCGGCAACAATTGAGTGGGAATAA
- a CDS encoding response regulator transcription factor yields the protein MPFMKKRILLVEDEKHLAETLKLNLELEDYHPVVVYDGLTAVSKFKEQRFDLVILDIMIPNIDGIAVCENIRLHDSQVPVMFLSAKNTAEDRVLGLKKGGDDYMVKPFNLEEFLLRVKRLLERNDANSTGVTHSEYSFGDNYVNFVSYEAKGVGGSFSLTKKETLLLKLLIEHKNEVVSREKILQTVWGYSVYPSTRTIDNFILAFRKYFERDPKNPEFFKSLRGVGYKFTEA from the coding sequence ATGCCCTTTATGAAGAAACGTATTTTATTGGTAGAAGACGAAAAGCATTTAGCTGAAACCCTAAAATTGAATTTAGAACTCGAAGACTACCATCCGGTGGTGGTTTATGATGGTCTTACGGCTGTTTCAAAATTTAAGGAGCAACGATTTGATTTGGTTATTCTTGACATTATGATTCCGAATATAGACGGCATAGCTGTTTGCGAAAATATTCGTTTGCACGACTCACAAGTACCGGTAATGTTTCTTTCAGCTAAAAATACTGCCGAAGATAGGGTTTTAGGACTAAAAAAGGGCGGGGATGACTATATGGTAAAACCCTTCAATTTAGAAGAATTTTTATTAAGGGTAAAACGATTGTTAGAAAGAAATGATGCCAACTCAACTGGTGTCACACATTCAGAATATTCATTTGGAGACAATTATGTCAATTTTGTAAGCTACGAAGCCAAAGGAGTTGGTGGTTCGTTTTCGCTGACAAAAAAGGAAACGCTACTTCTAAAACTCTTAATTGAACACAAAAATGAAGTGGTAAGTCGCGAAAAAATTCTTCAAACCGTTTGGGGATATTCGGTTTATCCATCCACCCGAACCATCGATAATTTTATTTTGGCCTTTAGAAAATACTTTGAAAGAGACCCCAAAAATCCGGAGTTTTTCAAATCGTTGCGAGGCGTAGGGTACAAGTTTACAGAAGCTTAG
- a CDS encoding HAMP domain-containing histidine kinase, with translation MKLRLFFIFVILYVIAAFGWLAFSLIDSSNAIYKTNRELLEAGKYACILNVIQKGKNNEFISADTQTIYLQEIEMEADSNRIREFLRYYNSGTYKPIFTFKEGKINLGIDISKTVLNRLEIERVRKVRLHIFQAVLLSLLVGIGVYGVYYSVQIIYRLNKQQNNFLLSVTHELKTPIAAMKLLLQTIRVRELPREKQNELIDKAVANSDRLNELTENMLTAMQIENDKYNYGKEPFSVTEMIEKLVESYSLRAEIEAQIEEGIEMEGDRFVIRISLNNLLENAIKYGKDNPIFVGLTFKKNKAIIEIKDHGIGIPEAEKKKIFKKFYRVEDEETRDTKGTGLGLFIVKETIEKHKGSIVVSDNHPKGTIFTIVVPAKKMSSP, from the coding sequence ATGAAATTAAGGCTGTTTTTCATCTTCGTTATCCTCTACGTTATTGCCGCATTTGGCTGGCTGGCTTTTTCGTTGATTGATTCGAGTAATGCCATCTACAAAACCAATCGGGAGCTTTTGGAAGCCGGAAAATATGCTTGTATTCTCAATGTCATTCAAAAAGGTAAAAACAATGAATTTATATCTGCAGATACCCAAACCATATATCTTCAAGAAATTGAAATGGAGGCAGACTCCAATCGAATAAGAGAATTTTTAAGATATTATAATTCAGGAACATATAAGCCAATTTTTACGTTTAAAGAAGGAAAAATAAACTTGGGTATTGATATTTCTAAAACCGTTTTGAACCGATTGGAGATAGAACGGGTGCGAAAAGTTAGATTACACATTTTTCAGGCCGTCTTGTTGTCTTTGTTGGTTGGCATCGGAGTTTATGGCGTTTATTATTCGGTCCAGATTATTTATAGACTAAACAAACAACAAAATAACTTTTTGCTCTCCGTAACCCACGAACTCAAAACCCCGATAGCCGCCATGAAACTACTGCTGCAAACCATCAGAGTGCGGGAGTTGCCCAGAGAAAAACAAAACGAATTGATTGATAAAGCGGTGGCCAACAGCGATAGGTTGAATGAATTGACCGAAAATATGCTAACGGCCATGCAAATAGAAAATGACAAATACAACTATGGTAAAGAACCATTTTCGGTAACCGAAATGATTGAAAAATTGGTGGAAAGTTATTCGCTTCGAGCAGAAATAGAGGCTCAAATAGAAGAAGGAATTGAAATGGAGGGAGATCGGTTTGTTATCAGAATTTCATTGAATAATTTACTTGAAAACGCCATAAAATATGGAAAGGATAACCCAATTTTTGTTGGGTTGACGTTCAAAAAAAATAAAGCCATAATTGAAATAAAAGACCACGGAATTGGAATTCCGGAAGCCGAGAAGAAAAAAATATTCAAAAAATTTTATAGGGTCGAGGACGAAGAAACTCGCGACACCAAGGGAACAGGTTTGGGGTTGTTTATTGTTAAAGAAACCATAGAGAAGCACAAAGGAAGCATTGTGGTTTCCGACAATCATCCCAAAGGAACAATTTTTACAATTGTGGTTCCCGCAAAAAAAATGAGTAGTCCATGA
- a CDS encoding cytochrome b5: MLKNISKRQLSLRNGTDKPEVWVAYKGLVYDVSKSRLWFTGKHYEHWAGQDLTDELIDAPHSASVFEKFVAIGKLAD; this comes from the coding sequence ATGCTTAAAAATATCTCAAAACGGCAGCTTTCTTTAAGAAACGGTACCGACAAACCCGAAGTATGGGTAGCCTATAAAGGATTGGTGTATGATGTTTCCAAAAGTAGGCTTTGGTTTACTGGAAAACATTATGAACACTGGGCTGGGCAAGATTTGACCGATGAATTAATTGATGCACCTCACTCAGCATCTGTATTTGAAAAATTTGTGGCTATCGGCAAACTGGCAGATTGA
- a CDS encoding LTA synthase family protein yields the protein MSELKDLLQLPYAAWHGLRLDLSFIGYLLIVPVLLSFFQPSKHVWVSKFLKIYHIILFILVGIIAATDPFFFHYWGQKCNLSFTQFLGNDNAGFYSVRWSHYLAATAFLATLFLLFYKKWMPLPTFQMDNAKWTTILLFPIIFLMIRSSFDKAPIGITSAYYSANPMYNSAAINASWSFIAIESESKKNKPIKFMSDEEAQEVLAKMEYRNTGLDTLLKHDEIENVLLIVLESFAAFNSGFLSGNEKTYTPNLDNLMQRSVCFTNCYSSSFRSDKGLMALVTGTPSLARQTLTNFADIIAQKDNIFKVFQGFEKRFYYGGNLEFANMKSLFMQCDKIVSEDDFDSKNKTAWGIHDEIVFERFFDDFDKTEKKQFLMMFSLSSHEPFDVPNYKKYSDLYENSIAYTDSCLGVFISKLEKSREWKNTLLIVTADHGRTKDSRTNNYDKVNFKIPLLISGGVIKNHAVIEDIVSQTEVFGFVQKIGDNEKVDNKSNLFQSSNRAFYSYFDGICEVTPDCHQCYDLISKKYSSSGCSPLFMQAYYQNKLQQFFKR from the coding sequence ATGTCCGAACTAAAGGATTTACTGCAGTTGCCCTATGCCGCGTGGCATGGCCTTCGGTTAGATTTGTCCTTTATTGGCTATTTGCTCATAGTGCCTGTGCTGCTTTCTTTTTTTCAGCCTTCAAAGCATGTTTGGGTAAGCAAATTTTTGAAGATTTACCATATCATTTTATTTATTCTGGTGGGCATTATTGCCGCAACCGATCCTTTTTTCTTTCATTACTGGGGGCAAAAGTGCAATCTTTCCTTCACGCAGTTTTTAGGAAACGACAATGCCGGATTTTATTCAGTTCGTTGGAGCCACTATTTGGCGGCAACTGCTTTTTTGGCAACCTTATTTCTGCTTTTTTATAAAAAATGGATGCCTCTGCCAACCTTTCAAATGGATAATGCAAAATGGACGACCATTTTATTGTTTCCAATCATTTTTTTGATGATAAGAAGCAGCTTTGATAAAGCTCCAATTGGTATAACAAGTGCCTATTATTCTGCTAATCCCATGTATAACAGTGCGGCTATCAATGCATCTTGGAGTTTTATTGCCATTGAATCTGAAAGCAAAAAAAATAAACCCATAAAGTTTATGAGTGATGAAGAAGCTCAAGAAGTTTTAGCCAAAATGGAATATAGAAATACCGGATTAGACACGCTGCTGAAGCACGATGAGATTGAAAATGTTTTACTGATTGTTTTGGAAAGTTTTGCGGCATTTAACAGCGGATTTTTGTCTGGCAACGAAAAAACATATACGCCAAATCTCGACAACTTAATGCAAAGGTCTGTATGCTTTACCAATTGTTATTCTTCCAGTTTTCGGTCGGATAAAGGGCTGATGGCTTTGGTAACCGGAACACCTTCGTTGGCAAGACAAACACTGACCAATTTTGCCGATATTATTGCCCAAAAGGATAATATTTTTAAAGTGTTTCAAGGTTTTGAGAAACGGTTTTATTATGGTGGCAATTTGGAATTTGCCAATATGAAATCTCTTTTTATGCAATGTGATAAAATAGTGAGCGAAGATGATTTTGACAGCAAAAATAAAACGGCATGGGGCATTCATGATGAAATTGTGTTTGAACGTTTTTTTGATGATTTTGATAAAACTGAGAAAAAGCAGTTTTTAATGATGTTTTCGCTCAGTAGCCACGAACCTTTTGATGTGCCAAACTATAAAAAGTATTCAGATTTGTATGAAAACAGCATTGCATATACCGATAGTTGTTTGGGCGTTTTTATTTCTAAACTCGAAAAATCGAGAGAATGGAAAAATACCTTATTGATTGTTACCGCCGACCACGGCAGAACCAAAGATTCTCGCACAAACAATTATGACAAAGTTAATTTTAAAATTCCATTGTTAATTTCGGGTGGAGTTATAAAAAATCATGCTGTTATTGAGGATATTGTAAGCCAGACTGAAGTTTTTGGGTTTGTTCAAAAAATTGGCGATAACGAAAAAGTGGACAATAAATCGAATCTTTTTCAGTCTTCAAACCGAGCATTTTACAGCTATTTTGATGGTATTTGTGAGGTAACGCCAGATTGTCATCAATGCTATGATTTAATAAGCAAGAAATATTCTTCAAGCGGCTGTAGCCCTTTATTTATGCAGGCCTATTATCAAAATAAACTGCAACAATTTTTTAAGCGATAG
- the rpiB gene encoding ribose 5-phosphate isomerase B, whose protein sequence is MKYKIAIGNDHAGTEYKFMLIEKFGNKIDFINFGTDSSQSVDYPDFVHPVAEAVESGKCHLGVLICGSGNGVCMTANKHQKIRAALCWTKELGELARQHNDANVVCIPARFIDFDTATEIVRAFIETDFEGGRHQNRVNKISCS, encoded by the coding sequence ATGAAATATAAAATTGCAATTGGAAACGACCATGCCGGAACTGAATATAAGTTTATGCTTATTGAAAAATTTGGCAATAAAATAGACTTCATAAATTTTGGCACCGATTCTTCACAATCTGTTGATTACCCTGATTTTGTGCACCCCGTGGCCGAGGCTGTAGAAAGTGGTAAATGTCATTTGGGCGTTTTGATTTGTGGTAGTGGAAATGGCGTGTGCATGACGGCCAACAAACATCAAAAAATAAGAGCCGCTCTTTGCTGGACTAAAGAATTAGGCGAACTTGCCCGACAACATAACGATGCAAATGTGGTGTGCATTCCTGCCCGTTTTATTGACTTTGATACAGCCACGGAGATTGTCCGTGCATTTATCGAAACCGATTTTGAAGGTGGGCGACATCAAAATCGAGTAAACAAAATTTCCTGTTCCTAA
- the tatC gene encoding twin-arginine translocase subunit TatC encodes MALDQVDVDEQEKQMSFLDHLEELRWHIIRSVVVILILSIVAMINYKVIFDEIIFGILQPDFPLYTWFCKLSYYLYDSDKICMQTPSIKIQNISVSGTFTYFMTVGFVAGFVAGIPYVLWEFWRFLKPALKPAEQKKTTGVVLTTSFLFLLGVAFGYYVLTPLSINFFINFQPSQFITNEWTLASYTSIVTTLPLASGLVFELPLIIYFLAKLGLISSEVLKKYRRHAFLVILILCAIITPPDVASQILMTIPVYMLFEIGISLAQRVEKQRIRENEI; translated from the coding sequence ATGGCTTTAGATCAGGTTGATGTAGATGAACAGGAAAAGCAAATGTCTTTTCTTGACCACCTCGAAGAGTTGAGGTGGCACATCATTCGTTCGGTAGTCGTTATTTTAATCTTGTCCATTGTGGCAATGATTAACTACAAAGTTATTTTTGATGAAATAATCTTTGGAATCTTACAACCTGATTTTCCGCTTTACACCTGGTTTTGCAAGCTGTCCTACTACCTCTATGATAGCGATAAAATTTGCATGCAAACTCCTTCCATAAAAATCCAAAATATTAGTGTAAGCGGCACATTTACCTATTTTATGACAGTGGGTTTTGTAGCGGGCTTTGTGGCCGGAATACCCTATGTGCTCTGGGAGTTTTGGCGATTTTTGAAACCTGCTTTAAAACCCGCAGAACAGAAAAAAACAACTGGAGTGGTTTTAACCACTTCTTTTCTGTTTTTGCTGGGTGTGGCTTTTGGTTATTATGTTTTAACACCACTCAGCATCAATTTTTTTATCAATTTTCAGCCCTCCCAGTTTATTACCAACGAATGGACCTTGGCCTCATACACCTCAATTGTTACCACACTTCCGCTTGCTTCAGGATTGGTGTTTGAGCTACCTTTAATCATTTATTTTTTGGCCAAATTGGGCTTAATTTCGTCTGAAGTATTAAAAAAATATCGCCGGCATGCATTTTTAGTCATACTCATTTTGTGTGCCATCATTACCCCACCAGATGTTGCCAGCCAAATTTTAATGACTATTCCGGTATATATGCTTTTTGAAATTGGAATATCACTTGCCCAACGAGTTGAAAAACAAAGAATTAGAGAAAATGAAATATAA
- the fabG gene encoding 3-oxoacyl-[acyl-carrier-protein] reductase, translating into MGLLTDKIALITGATRGIGLGIATQFAKQGANIAFTYASSVERAKQIEDDLSSKFGVKVKGYQSNAASLAASEELVNAVLADFGNIDILINNAGITRDTLLMRMSEEQWDEVMEVNLKSVFNLTKACLRTFLKNKKGSIINMSSVVGVNGNAGQANYAASKAGIIGFSKSVAKELGSRNIRCNVIAPGFIETEMTGALDENVVKSWVETIPLKRGGTPEDVANACVFLASDMSAYITGQTLHVCGGMLT; encoded by the coding sequence ATGGGTCTATTAACGGATAAAATTGCTTTAATAACAGGTGCTACCCGAGGCATTGGGCTTGGCATTGCCACCCAGTTTGCAAAGCAGGGAGCCAATATTGCCTTTACCTATGCAAGTTCGGTAGAAAGAGCAAAACAAATTGAGGATGATTTGTCGTCAAAATTTGGTGTAAAGGTAAAAGGTTATCAAAGCAATGCAGCCTCGTTGGCCGCTTCCGAAGAGTTGGTTAATGCAGTGTTGGCCGATTTTGGAAACATTGATATTTTGATTAACAATGCCGGAATTACAAGAGATACGCTGCTAATGCGAATGAGCGAAGAACAGTGGGACGAGGTAATGGAGGTAAACCTTAAATCCGTTTTTAACCTTACCAAAGCTTGTCTGCGAACATTCCTTAAAAATAAAAAAGGCTCTATCATCAACATGTCTTCAGTGGTGGGTGTTAATGGAAATGCCGGTCAGGCTAATTATGCTGCCTCAAAGGCCGGAATAATTGGTTTTTCCAAATCAGTTGCCAAAGAGTTGGGCAGCCGAAATATACGATGCAACGTAATAGCTCCGGGTTTCATAGAAACAGAAATGACAGGTGCTTTGGATGAAAATGTCGTAAAATCGTGGGTAGAAACCATACCACTAAAACGTGGTGGAACTCCCGAAGATGTGGCCAATGCCTGTGTTTTTCTTGCCTCAGATATGTCGGCCTACATTACCGGACAAACTTTGCACGTATGTGGCGGAATGCTTACCTGA
- the pepE gene encoding dipeptidase PepE, which produces MNLLLLSNSTNYGEPYLNHAKTIIDQFVQGNKKILFVPYAGVTISYDEYTQKVRTTLAEFGIEVVGIHTLENKVEAIQNADVIAVGGGNTFRLLQMLYDLELIEPIKKAVKHGAIYIGWSAGSNIAGKTICTTNDMPIVEPKSFNALNLIPFQINPHYSEKTIPNHGGESRMDRLKEFILLSKTEVICLPEGSYLEMNNIGLSYVGNEDMKIYQHPNNIKTFNEKQANQYLMEMQKNTLI; this is translated from the coding sequence ATGAATTTGTTATTGTTGAGCAACTCTACCAATTATGGGGAGCCTTATTTGAATCATGCAAAAACCATAATCGACCAATTCGTTCAAGGGAATAAAAAAATTCTTTTTGTACCTTATGCCGGAGTCACCATTTCGTATGACGAATATACCCAAAAGGTACGGACGACATTGGCTGAATTTGGAATTGAAGTAGTCGGTATTCACACGCTGGAAAACAAAGTAGAAGCCATTCAAAATGCCGATGTTATTGCCGTTGGTGGCGGCAATACCTTTCGCCTATTGCAAATGCTGTATGATTTGGAGTTGATAGAACCAATTAAAAAGGCAGTGAAACATGGAGCTATCTACATTGGGTGGAGTGCCGGCTCAAACATTGCCGGAAAAACCATTTGCACCACCAACGATATGCCTATTGTAGAGCCAAAATCGTTCAATGCCTTAAACCTTATTCCATTTCAAATAAACCCACACTACAGTGAAAAAACAATTCCAAATCATGGAGGTGAAAGCCGAATGGATAGACTCAAAGAGTTTATTTTATTGAGCAAAACAGAGGTTATTTGTTTACCCGAAGGAAGTTATTTAGAAATGAATAACATTGGTTTGAGCTATGTGGGAAATGAAGACATGAAGATTTACCAGCATCCAAACAATATTAAGACATTTAACGAAAAGCAGGCCAACCAATATTTAATGGAGATGCAAAAAAATACGCTAATCTGA